The Lutra lutra chromosome 10, mLutLut1.2, whole genome shotgun sequence genome contains a region encoding:
- the LOC125079126 gene encoding membrane-spanning 4-domains subfamily A member 4A-like isoform X4, with product MVLRNDGEKELSPPIWCSSKGMQSTKDCVNTPEGATAWFGPNPPQKNIIQLDQTDNLKTFLKGEPQILGVAQILIGLMKVCLFAIGLRFHSSDFSHWCYSLAMDSGYLIWGSLFFFVSGAVSIAAGRNMTLNLRALEIGLLVLSLLEVSIAISLSVFGCKVTCFVTQVVVIQPNNDKVPSVMAPYEHIYEDLKF from the exons ATGGTTTTAAGGAATGATGGTGAGAAGGAGCTCTCACCTCCCATTTGGTGCAGTTCTAAAGGGATGCAAAG CACTAAAGATTGTGTTAATACACCAGAAGGAGCAACTGCATGGTTTGGCCCGAATCCTCCACAGAAAAACATCATCCAACTAGACCAAACAGACAATCTGAAGACCTTCCTGAAGGGGGAGCCCCAAATACTGGGG GTGGCTCAGATCCTGATTGGTTTGATGAAAGTGTGCCTATTTGCTATAGGTCTGCGTTTTCATTCTTCTGACTTTTCCCATTGGTGTTATTCCCTAGCCATGGACTCAGGATATCTCATATGGGGATCCTTATTT TTCTTTGTGTCTGGAGCTGTGTCTATTGCTGCTGGAAGAAACATGACATTAAACCTG AGGGCACTTGAGATTGGGCTACTAGTCCTCTCCCTGCTGGAAGTCAGcattgctatctctctctctgtgtttggGTGCAAGGTGACCTGCTTTGTCACACAG GTGGTGGTTATTCAGCCAAACAATGACAAGGTGCCCTCAGTAATGGCCCCTTATGAACATATTTATGAGGACCTGAAGTTTTAA
- the LOC125079126 gene encoding membrane-spanning 4-domains subfamily A member 4A-like isoform X3, with amino-acid sequence MVLRNDGEKELSPPIWCSSKGMQSTKDCVNTPEGATAWFGPNPPQKNIIQLDQTDNLKTFLKGEPQILGVAQILIGLMKVCLFAIGLRFHSSDFSHWCYSLAMDSGYLIWGSLFIKGSLGVNILSAVVGGVGIILSTVELTVVHGLEKSCLILRALEIGLLVLSLLEVSIAISLSVFGCKVTCFVTQVVVIQPNNDKVPSVMAPYEHIYEDLKF; translated from the exons ATGGTTTTAAGGAATGATGGTGAGAAGGAGCTCTCACCTCCCATTTGGTGCAGTTCTAAAGGGATGCAAAG CACTAAAGATTGTGTTAATACACCAGAAGGAGCAACTGCATGGTTTGGCCCGAATCCTCCACAGAAAAACATCATCCAACTAGACCAAACAGACAATCTGAAGACCTTCCTGAAGGGGGAGCCCCAAATACTGGGG GTGGCTCAGATCCTGATTGGTTTGATGAAAGTGTGCCTATTTGCTATAGGTCTGCGTTTTCATTCTTCTGACTTTTCCCATTGGTGTTATTCCCTAGCCATGGACTCAGGATATCTCATATGGGGATCCTTATTT ATCAAAGGCAGCCTGGGAGTGAACATACTCAGTGCTGTGGTTGGGGGAGTAGGGATAATCTTGTCAACAGTAGAACTGACTGTGGTACATGGATTGGAAAAAAGTTGTCTTATTCTT AGGGCACTTGAGATTGGGCTACTAGTCCTCTCCCTGCTGGAAGTCAGcattgctatctctctctctgtgtttggGTGCAAGGTGACCTGCTTTGTCACACAG GTGGTGGTTATTCAGCCAAACAATGACAAGGTGCCCTCAGTAATGGCCCCTTATGAACATATTTATGAGGACCTGAAGTTTTAA
- the LOC125079126 gene encoding membrane-spanning 4-domains subfamily A member 4A-like isoform X1, producing MVLRNDGEKELSPPIWCSSKGMQSTKDCVNTPEGATAWFGPNPPQKNIIQLDQTDNLKTFLKGEPQILGVAQILIGLMKVCLFAIGLRFHSSDFSHWCYSLAMDSGYLIWGSLFFFVSGAVSIAAGRNMTLNLIKGSLGVNILSAVVGGVGIILSTVELTVVHGLEKSCLILRALEIGLLVLSLLEVSIAISLSVFGCKVTCFVTQVVVIQPNNDKVPSVMAPYEHIYEDLKF from the exons ATGGTTTTAAGGAATGATGGTGAGAAGGAGCTCTCACCTCCCATTTGGTGCAGTTCTAAAGGGATGCAAAG CACTAAAGATTGTGTTAATACACCAGAAGGAGCAACTGCATGGTTTGGCCCGAATCCTCCACAGAAAAACATCATCCAACTAGACCAAACAGACAATCTGAAGACCTTCCTGAAGGGGGAGCCCCAAATACTGGGG GTGGCTCAGATCCTGATTGGTTTGATGAAAGTGTGCCTATTTGCTATAGGTCTGCGTTTTCATTCTTCTGACTTTTCCCATTGGTGTTATTCCCTAGCCATGGACTCAGGATATCTCATATGGGGATCCTTATTT TTCTTTGTGTCTGGAGCTGTGTCTATTGCTGCTGGAAGAAACATGACATTAAACCTG ATCAAAGGCAGCCTGGGAGTGAACATACTCAGTGCTGTGGTTGGGGGAGTAGGGATAATCTTGTCAACAGTAGAACTGACTGTGGTACATGGATTGGAAAAAAGTTGTCTTATTCTT AGGGCACTTGAGATTGGGCTACTAGTCCTCTCCCTGCTGGAAGTCAGcattgctatctctctctctgtgtttggGTGCAAGGTGACCTGCTTTGTCACACAG GTGGTGGTTATTCAGCCAAACAATGACAAGGTGCCCTCAGTAATGGCCCCTTATGAACATATTTATGAGGACCTGAAGTTTTAA
- the LOC125079126 gene encoding membrane-spanning 4-domains subfamily A member 4A-like isoform X2, with protein MMVRRSSHLPFGAVLKGCKEGATAWFGPNPPQKNIIQLDQTDNLKTFLKGEPQILGVAQILIGLMKVCLFAIGLRFHSSDFSHWCYSLAMDSGYLIWGSLFFFVSGAVSIAAGRNMTLNLIKGSLGVNILSAVVGGVGIILSTVELTVVHGLEKSCLILRALEIGLLVLSLLEVSIAISLSVFGCKVTCFVTQVVVIQPNNDKVPSVMAPYEHIYEDLKF; from the exons ATGATGGTGAGAAGGAGCTCTCACCTCCCATTTGGTGCAGTTCTAAAGGGATGCAAAG AAGGAGCAACTGCATGGTTTGGCCCGAATCCTCCACAGAAAAACATCATCCAACTAGACCAAACAGACAATCTGAAGACCTTCCTGAAGGGGGAGCCCCAAATACTGGGG GTGGCTCAGATCCTGATTGGTTTGATGAAAGTGTGCCTATTTGCTATAGGTCTGCGTTTTCATTCTTCTGACTTTTCCCATTGGTGTTATTCCCTAGCCATGGACTCAGGATATCTCATATGGGGATCCTTATTT TTCTTTGTGTCTGGAGCTGTGTCTATTGCTGCTGGAAGAAACATGACATTAAACCTG ATCAAAGGCAGCCTGGGAGTGAACATACTCAGTGCTGTGGTTGGGGGAGTAGGGATAATCTTGTCAACAGTAGAACTGACTGTGGTACATGGATTGGAAAAAAGTTGTCTTATTCTT AGGGCACTTGAGATTGGGCTACTAGTCCTCTCCCTGCTGGAAGTCAGcattgctatctctctctctgtgtttggGTGCAAGGTGACCTGCTTTGTCACACAG GTGGTGGTTATTCAGCCAAACAATGACAAGGTGCCCTCAGTAATGGCCCCTTATGAACATATTTATGAGGACCTGAAGTTTTAA